Below is a genomic region from Eupeodes corollae chromosome 1, idEupCoro1.1, whole genome shotgun sequence.
gcgatgttaagtcgACGGATGCCCCCATAGTTGGTTTTCTTCGGACCATATCTTAAAgataagttagtgcatgctcctaaccaacttatctccagctgctttaaatagctcggcattcaagccatctgctccaacGGCTTTGTTAAAcgtcagcttagatatggcaatctttatttTGGCTTAGTctggaagacgggattgttgcctttcgtcgtctatggtgaatagatcatcctgcctgacagcggaattcggttcgttatcGCAGttgtacagtctgcagaagtggtccttccatatcctcagcattgactgcggttccactgtgatgtttccactttcgtctttgtagcCTTTGGTTCTagatttatgtacctgtgaatttcatttcacctgttcataaaactttcgaacttcattacagcttttaaacctctcaatattttcgaccgcacgcttctcatgccctctctttttacttctgagaagtcggtgttccactcacctcttctgcttatagagctcatgagcagctctcgtccttttatgcagcgccactttgggtgcctgttgtttggctgcatttgcctgccgacattcctcatcaaaacagggtttccttgttggtggtttcttgaaacctagcacatcagaggcggcttctctgattgcatcttggcaatgttgccactggttttctatacattgtgttggcggcagagaacttcaagaGAAGATTGGCGATCTCtcgcgattgtagccgttcgacgttgtagcTTCtctcagcacctccctgtttggaaacccgaagtgctactgAAGTGTTCTGgtaccttttaaaattaaagacacatcttaattcaataattcatttaattaatagttaagttaaaatataaaagtatgaGTCTTTCTTTAATGGCGGCTTACGATTGAATAACTGCAAGACATTACATGTCAATGTGAGCTGTCAAAGTTGACTTGAcagaatggctgcgttcaaacATCACACTCCTCCCCTCTTAGATGTAACTTCCAAATTACGAAGCCTCTCGGAACGTCTAGGCTCAGGTAAGGCTTGCTCTGTTTGTGATGCAGCTTCTGGTGGTTttgattgttgttgttcttgtttcgGATCCGGTTCTTTATGAGTCTCTGGACTCCTATGTCGAAGTTGGTCTGAATGTCTGCGAACCGTTTTACCATCATCAGTTCTAACTAAATATGATACTGGACCCGTTTGCTTGCTTATTTCTGTAACGTTATCTTTTTTGGATGAACGAAGCGGTTGACTATCAGGGTGGATTTTATCAAAGTATGTCATCGGTCGACGCTTGAACAAGATTTCTGCCGGAGATTTGCCAGTAACTGTTGATGGTGTAGTATGACTAAGTAGCAGGAACCTTGCCAGGCGAAGCTTAACACATCCGTTGTTATTCCGTTTGAGATAATCCTTAGTAGTACGAACCATCCTTTCTGCCTGTCCATTGGTCGATGGGTGAAAAGGAGCAGAAAGGATGTGTGAAATAAGATTACTCCTACAAAACTGACTGAAAACCTCAGAGGTGAAGGCTGTTCCATTGTCAGATACAATTGAATCTGGTAATCCATGTGTCGCGAATATAGAACGAAGACTGTCGATTGCACAGCTTGTGCTTGTAGTAGATACTAATTTGACTTCTAGCCACTTCGAATAAGAATCTACTAGAATAAAAAAGATCTTACCTTGAAAGGGACCTGCGAAGTCTACATGTAGGCGTGACCATGGCTTTGAAGTTTCTTCCCAAGGATGTATAGTTGACTTAGACTTCTCTGGTCGAGATTCTTGACAGGTGATGCACCTTTTTACCATCGCCTCAATGTCACTACCTTGGCtccaacgaggtagtggtccgagtcgatttTAGCTCCTctgaaagttcggatatccatgatgctgaaagcgtgtctagcgtcgatcgtATTATGGTCAATTTGGTTAACTGTAGATAGATcaggagaactccaagttcctttgtagatGTTAAGGTGTGGAAAATGAGTAATGGCTACCATGACGCCCaggataattttaataaagtagCTAGAACATTGATAAtaatgttttgtctaagagctcgaagaacatatctctgtcatccttctcttccgtTGCAATTGTAGTCTTAATGCGGATGGTCAtaaggcgctcgttgatgcagcTATAGcacaagactttttgcctatgtctggctccaatgacaaagccgcatccaaataagcgctgttggttttctcggtagcagtcacaatagtaaatatcgctgtttttcatcctctttttgcccggcccattccattccatttcctggatggcggagTCTAGGGCCTCCTCTAATTTTTTGGCtacacgtggtctattaagagACCTACAATTCAATATGTATAACCAAAGTTCCTTGTCCTTAAATCGTTTgcatgggttgtcaacagttaatTCCTTCGTATCCAAGGCTTATTGATGCTTCAGAACGAGTTTTtctttacgtggtcaggaagtcgcTCTGACGCGCATAACATTCAACCTGAAAGACTAGGTCCTTCAATGAAACTCCTACTTGCCCTTGGAGCAAGAACCGCTTCTTACAGGCCTCAGCTTCAAATATGTCATAGTAGCCCTCTAAGGTgttcaacctaactggaactgtagGCACCGTTCATTCCATCTCTGGAATTCCTATACTATTTAATTTGACTAAAATCCAAGGGGTGCCATTGGCCATCGGTCtgtaacaaattttgtatttttttttaaaatggaacTAACCTGCTTTGAGTAGCACTTTATGGAGTGCCTGAAAAACAAAAGGTTTAAACCGTTCTCCCATCGCCACAGCTACATTCCCAAGAGCATCCAAGACAATGCAAGTATGAAGTACATTTAGTTGTGCATCCGCAACATTGACTGTATTAAGTCTACTATctgaaatattcaattaaagtAAACGTGTTTAAGAAGGTTAAGTGTTGTATTTCATTCCTAACCTTCATCATCGGAATCATCTGAATTACAGTCTTGTACTCTTATCTCAATTGCAGATTCATACAAACCAGGCGTGCGGTCAACATACCAATCTGATTTctgcaattttaaaaacaaaagcaaaacgaATTCAGTTGCAAAAATACATACAACATCTCAAACCTTCTCAATTTTACCTTTTTGACCTTAAGTCTTTGCATTTCATCCGGATGCAGTGCCAAATGCCAATGACTTTCGTCTAGAAGTTCATTCAAAAACGTCTTGACAATTTCATCTCTCTTGCTGCCTGATTTACTGCTCAGTAAGATCCCCGTTATGAGAATAATTTCATTGACAATTTCGCAGCTCGAATGAAGCAATTCCATTAAATAGTCATAGACAACGTTACAGATCTCAGGACGTGCCAAATTCTGGCAAATATCACACAACAACTTAAAAACTCTCATTGAATCAACATTCTTAAACTTTCGCCAAGTGTTTGTATGCAAGACATGTTCATCTTCGCAAATATCTCGAAGAGCATACTCCTCGGCGAGCAAACTTGGATGCATTCGCAATTCAAAGGCAGAAATCAAGCAGAGACAAAATTCCTCGAGATTCTTGGAAAATGTAAACAGTAGCTTCAATCTACGATCGCAAATGCTCTGAAAAAATCCCTTAAAGAACAAGAATTCTGAATattgttcttcttcttcgcAGCGATTGATGACACGCGGCAGCTTTGTGAGATGCTTATCGAACAAAACATCAACCAAGTCATCGAAAATCAAGCTACATTCGGAACGTTGAAGTGAGTTTATGCAGTTCGAGCACAGTTTCTGGATTGCCACATCCTCATCTTGAGACATGGCCATGATGGATTCCAATAGCTCGATGTTGTTGTCACCCAACCGTGAGGAACATTTCTCCAATAATTGGCAACACAGCTTCGCGTATTCGAAACGAATTCTTCTCGATTGGTTCGCCCTAAGAATTGACAACTTTGGGAGtagatttttcaactttgaggcTGTCTCATCGAACCATGGAGCGGTCCTGCCCTCTGACTGCAGTCGATTGAGTTGTTCTTCGAGGTCTGGCTTTGAATATTTGGGACTTTTTATGAAGCGATCTTTGTTATCGTCGATAGTTTGGGAATCTAGGGATTTGGTTACAAGGTCAATGAAGGATTTCTTATCGTATTTGGGCAATGATCCACTGTCGCCCTTGTCAAACATTATGAGGAGAATACGTCCGAGGGCTTTGATGGCAGTCTGGAAAGATAGAAAAGGTATTTGATGGGTTCTTTATGAGAACAGACCATTTCTTGTCTTACTGAAATCAATGTTTCTCCCAGTTTCTCATCTGATAACGCAGTTTTAAAGAGCTGCGTTATTACTTTTGGGACAAAGACAAACAAGGTATCGGCAACTTGGTTCCGCAGAACTATATCACAAGAATCGGCTCTGTCATGGACAAAGAACACAGCCATAAGGCAGTGAATTGaagaaattctgaaaaattttaatcctTACTTTTAgtcaatatatttataaaaccaaaaaactcaAACCTTTAGAACTTACActaattttcgatatttttcgAAGGCCACAAATTCTACAGACGTTAAGAGTATCTGACCCATGAATAAAGCTGATTCTTTGGTGTAATATTGCTCCAAAACATCCGAAGTTGAACGTTGGAATATCTCAGTAATGCATTCGATTGTAgctaatttaatttcttcagaAAGGTTTGATTTTATAGAAGACTTGTCACATTCCCTCACTTGTTTGATGAGAATCAATAACATAGTTTTGATGGCTTTAACATCTTTCAAATAGGTTCGCGATATGACGGTTTTCATGAGTCTGATGATACCGGCTTGTAATTCGATGTTTTCCCTAAGTGATTATACTCAAATTGTAAATAGAAATTATATGGAgagtttgttgtattttcttaCCCATTTAATTTATCTAATTTCAACATTAAAGGCATCAAAAGACGAACTTGAAACATTTGCATTTGAATTCCGTCATATTTTTGGAGTTCATTTTCGGCAGCTTCCAGGGTTTTTTTGTTCGGGGTTCGTATGAAATTTTCAACATAGCGCTTGGCACGCATAACAAACTCTTCAAAACCAAGACCcgacatattttaaattgtttttaaatttaaaataattttgattttgtttttaaccgcACTATTGAGTGATTGgtagtttttttagtttataaactTAAAGGTAAACAGCTGTTTTCTGCCTACTGTCATGTGTCAAGTATGATGGAGGAACTGTTTGTTTTCTTCTAATTTACTAGGTTCGTTTGGAATCTTTTTCATAAGAGTCGGGAAAATGtgatatttctaaaatattggAGAGATTTAAAGGAAAAGTAAATATATCAATTACCGAATCTGATGAGCTATCAGTAGATGGAATCAAATGTTAGCGTTCACATTGTTATaatgataaaaatgtcaaaaatcactACGAATACATCCGAAAGTAATACCTTGAATTCTCTAAAGAGCAGAAATAATGGAATTCATTTGTTTAAGGCTGATTATAAAAACCAAGGGGTTACATGCAATTGTAAGTAAAgacttaagcctagtacatacttgtgaaccatctcgtgaacccatacaaatttcagtttttggttcacccgtgaacttgctcgtgaagctgagtggagaacaaagtggagagttttcgttcacgggcaattcacatgcaaaatgtacgggaactgttggtgaagctttgacatttggtttccgcattttaaagtttgtggcTGCTTGCgcgttgttctaaaaaaaaaagttaaaatggtgTCATATGAAATAGAATACCTATTTGAAGATTCAGCTGTTGAAGTTGACGATGTTGGCCtctcaaaaacagcaacaaaaaaatgtgtaaaacaTCAAATAAGAGACGAAAGCCGACATCAGATGGGGACAAAATCAAGCTCTCCGGCTTCATCAAAGACGAGGATGGacataatgtcaaaattacaaatacaacaatttaaacaaatgggttttggagggtgatacgtacgaaggatttatgtCTTcattagagtgtttttgaaacgtcaaatgtacgtcaaaagttcactttctccactggcgaacgttcacttcacgaggaagtatgtactaggctttatgattttaaatttaacatttgaaGATTGTTTCTAAGAGATaagaattttttagttttatttcctCAATCAGATTACAATCTTGTAGACTAGATGctaatacaaaatatagtaCAATTGTTGTTGGAAAAAtactaatataaataaataaatattactataagttacatttttcatttataatttaccattaataaatacaagttaatgataaaaaatgacgattagttttaaaattttttaggagGTTATAGTTTAAATATCATttagaacatattttttaaatgattctcTTAAAACATCAAGATTAAAATCAATCCtattgcaaattaaattcactTCTCTTGTGTAACGCGTAATGGGTTCATTCCTGCCATAATTTGTACGATGAAACTGCTCAAAAAAGGAAACCGGTAGCGTGTATTTCTAGAGGGTGCATTTACACAATTAACTAGTCTTCGTAAAGGAGGACAAATGATAGGAAATGTTACGATGTCTCAtataaacattactgaaaatAACCCCTACTATCATAAAAAGATTGCATACCAAATAATAAACATCGAGAATAATAAGAAGGCCTTACAATCCTCCAGTTCAGCTTATAAAATGCATACCTTGTAAAAAGtttctgaactttttcaattctgtctattaaattattgtaataagGGTTCCAAATAATGCTACAGTATACAAGAACTGACCTTACCAGTGAATTGTACAGAAATTTTAAGGTTTATGAATTTAAGAATTCCTCTGTGTTTCTTTTTACACGCTCTTAATTTGCATGGTTGATAGTATAATCAAACACTATGGGATTCGAATTTCGAATTTCGGAAACGCGACAAGATTTGACATTTAGAAGCATTTAACAGCTTGCACCAGTTGTCGAGCCTTAACAGATCTTCTAAAAGAAAAGC
It encodes:
- the LOC129942000 gene encoding TELO2-interacting protein 1 homolog: MSGLGFEEFVMRAKRYVENFIRTPNKKTLEAAENELQKYDGIQMQMFQVRLLMPLMLKLDKLNGENIELQAGIIRLMKTVISRTYLKDVKAIKTMLLILIKQVRECDKSSIKSNLSEEIKLATIECITEIFQRSTSDVLEQYYTKESALFMGQILLTSVEFVAFEKYRKLVISSIHCLMAVFFVHDRADSCDIVLRNQVADTLFVFVPKVITQLFKTALSDEKLGETLISTAIKALGRILLIMFDKGDSGSLPKYDKKSFIDLVTKSLDSQTIDDNKDRFIKSPKYSKPDLEEQLNRLQSEGRTAPWFDETASKLKNLLPKLSILRANQSRRIRFEYAKLCCQLLEKCSSRLGDNNIELLESIMAMSQDEDVAIQKLCSNCINSLQRSECSLIFDDLVDVLFDKHLTKLPRVINRCEEEEQYSEFLFFKGFFQSICDRRLKLLFTFSKNLEEFCLCLISAFELRMHPSLLAEEYALRDICEDEHVLHTNTWRKFKNVDSMRVFKLLCDICQNLARPEICNVVYDYLMELLHSSCEIVNEIILITGILLSSKSGSKRDEIVKTFLNELLDESHWHLALHPDEMQRLKVKKKSDWYVDRTPGLYESAIEIRVQDCNSDDSDDEDSRLNTVNVADAQLNVLHTCIVLDALGNVAVAMGERFKPFVFQALHKVLLKAGSSNYNVYVCGSYALSAVRKALGYNEVYELLEEYTDYISYHMRTLLKRPSETQSACDILSVVFRYSSLNTVAYIESIFSVIQDECAKAHQKDNVISYLKVFHVFFENVPKWTVHVEGVGKTPDEEFSEMQIEEESDLFTKWMNIINKPKLEMMNINDVVPNETMEQDEEANHQLDEEENREDEEMKPELPRYIKLTNEIIGQIIKFVSSQNKMQQIVALECLISGLPLLKDYENELLPLVHRIWQPFVERVKDKDPIILNRCFTLLEVLAILAKDFLLRRTLKEVLPFLVGFLTSSVARSKTEQSLAQTQEFKLQSKLLKEFPTLIVNMDIGGKHFNSISQAVALYLSKKQPLTLQTLAIDYFKELITYNGPFVYIVVLRRENMLEYKENVHRVLDSFKVR